CTCCTGGCAGAGCAGTTTGGAACCAAGCAACAACTGGAGGACTGTCAGATTGAGTCTTTCTGATTTCGCTCAGCCGCCCTATGTAACCAATGGCACAGATCTGAATCTTGATACTGTTTACAGTTTCTCCTTCAATCCCAGTCCCCAGAGTAGTAATGCCACTACTGCCGGAGATATTGAGATAAGGCAGTTGATTTTCCATGGGGTTGATTGGGACCTTGAAGAGATGTATACCCTTACTGTCAATGCCCAAAACGGCTCAGTTACCCGCTCTCCGAATAGAATCAATTACAGTCATAATGAAACGGTTACTCTTACAGCAAGTGCGGATGATGGATACCGGTTTTTGAATTGGAGTGGTGATGCCTCAGGGTCTTCACAGTCAATTGAAGTAACCATGGACAGGAACAGAACCATAACTGCAAACTTTGAAGAAGATGTATTCGATATGGATACTACCGGAGCGAGTGCTAATCTTGTTGGGTTGATAAACTGGACAACTGTTGCTGACGATCTGGGTTCTTCAGCTGACACGGGGAGTTCAATAATAGTCGAAAACGGGTTGAAAGCCGATCTGAATCGGGTTGCACAGCCTTCCGAAAATCAATGGCCATGGGTAAACATCACAGGTTCATTCAATGATCAGCCATTAACAGGTATGACCGCCATGAGAATCACCTACAGAAGTACAGAACCTCTTAAGGTTCACCTGGCTATGAGTGAGCTGGCTTCTGAAGGCCTGACCCATTACCATTCAATTGAAGCAACCGGTAGCGGATGGAATACGGTATATCTGAATCCATTAAGATTTCGTCAACCTGACAGAGTCGGGGATAAAGAAGATCTGGACCTGTCCTCTGTATTCTCTATGTTCTTTGAAATTGACAATAACGACTACTCAAACGATGTCAATTCAACTATAGAGATAAGTGATCTGGTTCTGTTTAACTTCGATTACGTAGGAACTATCGCTTCAACTCAAAACAGAGGGATGATACATATTACAGAACCAAGACTCACCCGCTCAGCGGTTTCTTTTACCGTAGCGGAAGGCCATAGCAGCATAACCCTGTATTCACTGGATGGTAGAAATCTGGCTACTCTCCATAACGGTTATCTCAATGCCGGAACGCACACATTAAGACTGAACGGAAGAAATCTCTCGGCCGGAATCTATCTGGTAAAAATTAATACCGGAGACAAGGTTACGGTATACAGACAGATGGTAAGGTAAGCAGATATCACACACACATCAAATGTATTTGTTTAAGAAAAGGGTGTTGCCTGTAAAGGCAGCGCCCTTTTTTTTGGGCCCCAGATGTTTGGAGCTTTACTTCGATACTTTCTACCGACTTTCCCTCCCCCGGTCCATCCGACCTTTATCATTACCGGCTGATCCTTTTTTAATGTTGGATATTACGTGTAATAAATTCGACAATCTCATCCATAGCCTCTGTAGCCTCCTTGAACATTGGTGCCAACAATGGATAACAATGTATCATATCTCTCCCTTGTCTGAATTCTATATCAACTCCCGCTTCTTTTGCTTTCAAATAGAATTTTTCTCCATCCTCAAACAATTCATCATCCATGCCGGAGTTTACGAAGATCGGAGGTAAGCCCTGTAAGTCCCCGAACAATGGCGAAATTAAGGGATCTTTTGCATTGTTATTACCAACATAATAATGACTAAAAACGGTCCATGAGTATAACGGTGCCGGTGAGACATTATTTTTTGTCCGGTAAGAATCACTTGAGCAAGTCAAATCTGTCCATGGTGAAATAGCCACTGCAGCAGCTGGTAATGAGACATTTCTCTCTTTCAAGGCAAGCAAAGAAGCCAGGCACAAGCCCCCTCCGGCAGACTCACCTGCAATTATGATATTATCCGGCTTATACCCTGAAGCCAGAAGCCACCTGTATACCGTAACAGTATCCTCCAAAGCTGCCGGAAACGGGTTTTCAGGGGCAAGCCGATATTCAAAAAGTAAATTATTTACACCGGTGGCCAGCGCGAACTTTGATATAATTCCTCTATGATCATCACATGACCCGGATACATACCCTCCCCCATGAACATACATGATAATCTTATTTGGATCAGCACCTTCCGGCATTAACCATTCGGAATGAATACCATGAATCGATTGCTTTTTGATGCTTATTTCTTCAGGTACTTTTCCAAATTTTTTTGCACCCTTCTCGCACCTTTCCCTGAATGCTGGAATGGAAGTATTCAAATCAAATATTTCTTTTTTAATCTTTCCCTGAAAGATATGTCCATTCCTGATAAGGAAATTAAATAACTTACTTTTAAAACTGGCCATAAGTCTGACTCCTTTACTTAATCCCCTTTAGTGTACAAACCAGCATTTTCACTTTCCTGTATTACTCTCTTTGCAAATTCCCACAATTCCTTTGAGGTATCTTCTATAAATTTTTTTTTTGCAATAATCTGGTCAGTTTTTAATTTATGCTTGATTATACCCTGACCTTTGGATAAAAGATGGTTCATAAGTGGTTGTAAACCATCAAGGGCTGCAGCAAACCTGGCATCAGCTGTTTCCCTCTTTTCAAATTCCTGCCATAGCGACATGAATTCTCTTTTTGTGATTTCAGGTAAAAGTCCAAAAACCCGGTTAGCGGTAGCATATTCCTTTTCTCCCTTTGTTTTATTTGCTTCGCAGTCATAAAGAAAAGTGTCTCCGGTGTCTATCTCTACGATGTCATGTATCAGCAACATCTTCAATACTCTCAATAAATCTATTTCCTTTGAATCTGAATATTCAGATAAAACAATAGCCATAAGAGCAATATGCCAGGAATGTTCCGCACTATTCTCTTGCCGTGAGCCATCGATAACTACATTTTGCCTAAATATCAATTTAAGCTTTTCAACTTCCTTAATGAACTCCATACGTTTATATAAATCTGTATTATTCAATATGTTTACCTTTCAATAATTGGTTACAGTTCTGTATATTTACATATACATTTAAAATTAATGCCTGAAAGAATGTAAAATAGCATATAGTTACATGATGTGTAAATTTCTTGAGGTTGTCAGTTTTCTACTTTGATGATAGTCGCAGTCCCGTATTAGCGTTTATCATATAATTCATAAAAATTATTATCTGATTTTAAGATTTGATTAAATTAACAGGTCTGCATTTATTTAATTTACAACCATACCCATTTTTTCATAGCTAAATTCAAGCATTTTAAAAAAAGGTACTCAAATACATTATGCCCGATTCAAATTTCACCGGCGACAAAAAACTTCCCCTTAAATCACCGCTTGCAGCTCCTGAGAGAGCATTAATAGAGTGGCTGACCCCAAGATTTACAAAACACATTGAAGGATATCACCTGACACTCATGACTATTATCTGGAGCATTGGCGCGGTTGCCTGCGGGTGGCTTGCCAGAGGACAGGTAATGTGGCTTCTGTCCGGGATAGTTTTTCAGCTTGCACAATGGTTTACAGATTCTCTTGACGGGAGTTTGGGCAGGTATCGGGACACAGGTATTCCCAAATGGGGATACTACATGGATCATTTTCTCGATTACATCTTTTTGTGTGCAGGAATTACAGGGCTTGCTATGCTTCTGGATGGAACAGACCGGTTTATGATGATGGCTGTTATGCCCATTGCTGCAGGATTTATGGTTAGTTCATATCTGGCATTTTCAAGCACCGGTCAGTTTAAAATCACCTTTCTTGGAATAGGCCCCACAGAGCTTCGTCTTTTTATGATTATAATTTACGGATTGGTGATAATGTCTGGAACGGCTATAATTTCAAAACCCTTACCCTACTTGCTGGTTTTCTTAAGTATAGGTCTTTGTGTGGTGGTGTATCGTACACAGAAATATATCTGGAAGATTGACATGTCTGATAAGGCTTCAAGAGCAGATAGTCCGAACAAAGAGTCTTCGGTAGTAAGTAGCTCTGATGTTACAGTTGGCGGATGAGATGAGAGAAAGGAGGTTTAACCCTTAAAACCTATCCTTCCTCTTCCTTATTTCCGCAAATACCGCAACTGGTGAACGGTCAACCATTTCCAGTTTTTTTCTTATGCTCTTTTCTTTGCATCTTAGAAAAGGATTGGTGGATTTTTCCAGTTTTATGCTTGAAGGAGTAGTGTAATGCCCGCTATTGAGTTTTTCTTTTTCATTACGGAGGCGCTCTGAAACGGCATAGTTATCAGGCTCTACGGTGAGAGCAAACTCCAGATTGTCAACTGTATACTCATGACCAAAATAGATTTGGGTAGTATCAGGCAAAGAGGCCAGTTTTTGCAGTGAATTATACAACTGATCAGGGCCACCCTCAAAAATACGGCCACAGCCTGCCCCAAACAGTGTATCCCCGGTAAAGAGCATTTTTTCTTCTCTGACATACCAGGCAGCCTGAGATTTTGTATGTCCTGGCACGAGTAAAGCCTCTATGGGGATGTTGCAAAATCCGATTCTGTCATGATCTGCAATAATCCTGTCTGCTCCCTTTACTCTCTTATCAGTGGCGATGATTTCACACCCTGTAGTTTCTTTGAGTTTAAGATTTCCTGCGGTGTGATCGGAGTGGTGATGAGTGCTGAGGATTGCCAGAAGTCTGAGGTTTTCCCGTTGGAGATGTTCAGATATGAGCTTTTCGTCACATGCATCGATCACAATTGCACAATTATTACACTTGAGAACATAACTGTAGTTATCCGGCGGGATCAGAATAGTATCAACCGTAATACAGTTCACGTTTACCTCATGTGCGGGTATCAGGCGGTAAATCGGGTTTTGATGCAGCCTTTACCGCGAGCTGGTCACAGCGCTCATTTTCGGGGTGCCCGTTATGCCCCCGAACCCACTGAAACACAACTTTGTGTTTATCTATGAGATTAAGTAGCCGCTCCCAAAGATCGGGATTGAGTGCTGGCTCTTTTTTGTTGCGCATCCAACCCATTGAACGCCATTTGCGCGCCCATCCTTTTTGCACTGCATTCACTATATATTGCGAATCTGTAACAATGGTCACCTCACAAGGTTCCTTGAGAGTTTCCAGTGCAATAATAGTACCCATAAGCTCCATACGGTTATTGGTTGTATTGCTGAATCCACCGGAAAGTTCCTTCTCGTGACCGTTATATCTGAGTACAACTCCGTAACCGCCTGGCCCGGGATTTCCCGAGCAGGCACCATCTGTGTAGGCTGTGATTTTTTTCATAGTTTGGTTTCAGTATCTAACGCTGAATGTAGCAATCGCTCGATGCTCTTTAAAGTCCTGGTTTAACATATCTCTACCTAAAATACTTATTGTGGAGACCCCCCAGGTCTGAAAAGAATACCCGATTTCAAAAGCGGTATTCTGAGTGACTATTCCTACTCCGGCAGATATGGTTTGAAGATTGTTTTTGACCTTATCGAGCTGCTGGTCACTCCAGTTTCTGCTGGTGTTTTTGTAGTGAGCAATGTAGGGGTAAAGATCATATTTATCATAAGAATAGCCGCCCCTAAGGATAACCGGAATGAAAAAAAGCGGAACTTCAACTCCCAAACCCGCCCCGGTATTGAAATATCTGGCCTGACTGCTGGTTGGAATATCATCGTTGGGAAAAACATAAGTATAAGGAAATGTGTACCTTCCCTCAGCAGTTAATGTCATGAACGGAAGTGTGAGAGCGGCTCCAACAGAACCGGACATCGGTGAATAAAGTTTCCCTTCATAATTACCCGTTGTTCTGCTTTGACTCTCTGTTCCATTGCGGTAAGTTTTAGTCTCCTCCACAACCTTTTCCTTGAACCTGATTGTCTGAGGAAAGACAAGGCGGGTTCCGATCCTGAACAGATCAGCATAGTTGTACATCAATCCCACCCGCATGTCGTAGCCGAAAAAATCTGTATAGATATTTTGCACTGTATCGGTTTTTATGCCCTCGTTAATGTGATCTGTGACAAGGTGGAATCGTACCTCTTCGTGGCCACTTACAATCGAAGCACTGACTCCAGCTCCCAGATTAGGTGCAACCTGAACACCAAAGCCCCCGCTCCACATATTCAAACCGCCAAAAACCGAATATTTCTGATCCAGTACAACTTCAGAATTGCCTCTCCGAACAGTTCCCCTATAACTGGAGATATCATCGAATGCAAAGGGATTGTGATAAGCTGCTGCCATTGTAAAGCCACCCTGAACAGTGGGAATTGCAGCCATTAAACCAATATTGTTGAGTTTCATTCTTTCGTGGTAATCGTTTTCTCTATACCCGCTTAGATCAGAGCTGATATTTGTCCTGTGCCCGTCAAGAGACATCTGAAACTCCCGTACCGGTAAAAACGCCAGCCCGGCAGGATTCCAGTACAGTGCTGTCAGGTCATTTGAAACAGCTGTATAGTTATTGGCAAGCGAAAAAGCTCTTGCCCCAACACCATGAGCAGTTCCGGTGCGCGGAAATACAGGGGCAGCAACACAAACAGAAACAAAAGCAATAACCAAAAGGCTAACCAATACAGTTCTTTTCATCAAAATCTCCTGGGGTTACGGCGCCTGACCGGTTCTGAATCTTCTTTTTTATCCGAGGAATCTGAATCTCCCGATGAGGCTGATCCAGTGGAGGTGGCTGATTCCCTTTCAACCGGTCTTGTAGGATTATCTGTTCTAATAAGCGGAGCCGGGCTCACCGGAGTCCCAGTACCAGTACCGGAACTCTCACTCTGCACAGGTTCAGCACCCTGTAGGCCTGAGGTTGAAGATCTGCGGGCTGGTCTGTGAGATGAGGTGTCACTTTCAGGTGGAATCGTTCCGTCAGTGGGCGGAGGACTTACCCCGACATATCTGCAGGTGCGTGTGCGGTAATCGAAATAGTAGTAAGGTGGGCAGATATCATAATCGCGGAAATAGGGGCTTGTTCTATACCACCAGGGAAGATTATTAAAGTGATACCAATCTTTTGAATAATTTGACCTGAAACATCTTAGCCTTGGAAAACCCGCCAGATCCCTTTCCCATACACAAATTTCACGATCTCTCCGCTCAACGGTATCAACCCTGTGTATAACTCTTACAGTATCACCTGTTTCAGGATCAATCATGGTGTACTGCTTCTTAGGTATAAGCTCCCTGTCCATGGTCGCAAACTGAGTGTAACATCCATTGAGAAATATCAACAACAGACCAGAGAATACAAATACACCTATTTTCATTTATTTAATGCTCCTGTTTAATTTTGAGAGCCCCACCCTATCTATAAATATAGACACAGTTTATCTTAAAAAGCCAAAAATCTGAAATTTAATACAGTGCATACATTTTTACTACGTCTGTTCAGAGCTGCTTATTTAAGGGCTTATAATTTTCAACAATTCTGCTCATTATCTCTGTTAGACCACTCTGCCAAAATAATGTTACAGATTGTAAAATTTTTCTTACAAGCGGAAGGTTCGTGTGATATACATATTAAACCGATTATCATTGGGGAGAAATAAAACACCTTAAGAAGAACCTTCATTGATCATAGAAAGAAATGTTTCAGATCTTTCATATTCGATAAAAAAGTCGGTTTGCAAACGCTCCAGGTCTGATTCATCTATGGGAAACCCTGAGTTGACAAAAATCTCCCACAGTCTCTCATCATACACAGGCACCACCGCTCTGCCGGAGTTACCGGTTTCCGTAAGATGACACAGAAGATCAGCAAGTGTGATAATTGCCACAAAATCCTGTTCTTTCTTTGACTCCCATGGCTGGTGGTGATGAAGTATTGTTTCAGAAATCATGGAAGGCAGATTCCATTTCTCGGCCAGCCAGGCTCCGATCCTGCCATGCCCTATTCCTAAAATTTCTTTCTCGGCATCTTCAAGTGAGCTCTCCTGTGCTTTTTGAAGGATTTCAAGAAAGTCTTTATTGAAGTACTGGTTAAGCACCACTTTTCCTATATCATGAAGCAGACCGGCCACAAAAGCCTCTCCGGCATACCTTGACTGAGTATTCCTTGCAACCATTCGCGCGGCAATACCACAGGCAACAGAGTGTTCCCAGAATCTTACGATATCAAAACTGTTGCTATCGGATGATTTTTTAAAGACATCAAAAACAGATAACCACAGCCCCATGTCTTTGACAGTGTTGAAACCCAGAACGACAATGGCCATGTTTACAGTTGATATTTCTCTTGAAAACCCGTAATATGCACTGTTTGCAAGCTTGAGGATTTTTGCAGTGAGCGCCTGGTCTGTAGAGATTAGCCTGGCGAGTGTGGAGGCTGATGTACGCGGGTTATCAATCATCTCAAGCATCTTTGATACCACTGTAGGAAGGGTTGGCAGACCGATGATACTTTGAGTGATTCTTTTGATTCGGGCTGAATCGTGCTGTCTTACTACGTGTTTGGAATTATCTGAATTCATAACTTATTCTCATTAAAATTGGTAGTATAGCGGGCTAAGCCTGCAGATCAACAAAGAAGCCCTCATCTGACCTTGATTTTTTTCCTTTGTTATGCTTACTGCTGTCCTTTTTGTTTTTTGCGGACTTTTTTCCTGATTTTTCCTCTTTTTTTCTATCTTTTGGATCAATCCTTTTACCTTCTGATTTTTCAGGAGCAACAGGAACCTTTATACGGTTATGAAGTTCATCCCGGGCGATTTGTGAATTCTGTCCCTGAAAAACCAACGGGGCACGCTGGCTCTCGGATTGGTTTCTTTCAAACTGAGGTACATTGTTAATAGATATATGAACATCAACCCCACTCATATCCCCTCATTTTCTCTTCAGGCATTTATCTTTTGTAGAAGTTTTGATCTGAGTTTTAGAACAGCTTTGGAGTGTATCTGACTGACTCTTGATTCCGTCAGTTCAAGCACCACCCCGATTTCCTTCAGTGTCAGCTCTTCGTAGTGATATAACGCCACGACCAGTTTTTCTTTTTCCTGGAGATTTGCGATTGCTTCCTTGAGAATATTTTTAACTTCTGAGAACCCGAGTTCTTTAAGCGGATTGTCCCCTCCGGGATCTTCGATTGTATCGATTATTCTCAACTCTTTGGCATCCGACCCCCTGTCAGGCATTGCCTCTTCGAGTGATATAAGAGTCGTGGGAGTCACTTCGGAGAGAAGATTTTCATACTCTCCCATCGATATACCCAACTCTTTACACACCTCATCATCATATGGCATTCGGCCCAGTTCATTTTCAAGCTTTGAAAAGGTGCGCTGGAGATCTCTTGATTTCTGACGCACGGAACGGGGAACCCAGTCCAGGGCTCTGAGTTCATCAAGAACAGCCCCCCGGATTTTATGTCCCGCATAGGTCTCAAACTTAAAACCCCGACCGGGATCAAATGTCTCAACCGCTTTTATCAGCCCCATAGTACCGGAGCTTAAAAGATCATCACGATCGACAGATGAGGGCATGTTCACTGCCAGACGCTGAGTAATGTATTTAACAAGATGAGCATACTCAAGGAGCAGCTTATCTTTTGCCAATTTTGAACCAGTCTCTTTGAACTCACGCCATAAATTTTCAAGACTTGACATTGTAACCTCTTATCAATAATTTCAGCACTTGCAAAACAAAATAACCTTTTTGCTTTCTAAGCCGAATCTGCACTTTATTTCCTCTTTTTTCCTTTATCTTCCCCGCTGTTGTCTTTTTCTTCCCTTGCAGCATCAGCCATCTCTGCCAGTATCGGATCATTCTGAACCTGCTGATTATGAATATGCTGCAGCAATCCCCCTTCAAGCAAATTCATCGGGTCATTGGGTATATCATCAATTACACCTTTTAATAGTACATCTGCAATTACAAACCCGCAAAACCAAAACAGTGAAGCTGCGAAGAAGCTTTTTATCAAAGCTGAAAACATCACAGATGTATCCAACAGGTTTGAAAAATCAATACTTATCAAAAGCGTTATAAAAAAGGCACTTCCTGCCAAAATAGTTGAAATACGCTTTATCCAAACAACCATTTCTCACCTTCTCCGCAACAAATTGTTGACCGTTTACTCTTTTGTACTTACCCCTGACCACATACGGGCAAAGAAACTCTCCCTTTTTGAGTCTGGTAACCCGGAGATCTTTCTTGCCAGTGAACCCACCCTTATAACATACCTGTTATTGGGGTGCTCTTTCAACAATAATTTCTGAGCGTGTACATTACGTTTAACTTCCCGCTCAGTACAAAGTACAGATGCCAGCTCAAGGGGCTTTTTCAAGAATTTTACCACTAAAGCATTGAGCCTGTCAAATGTTTCGATACCCTGCCTGTCAGAAGATACCATATTCACAATGACCGATATTTTTTTATTCCCTTTTTCATAGAGCACTTTCACCATTGCATACGCATCGGCCAGCGAAGTAGGTTCAGGAGTCATAACCAGAAGGGCTGTATCTGCGTTAGATGCAAAATGGGTAACAACACTCCCGATCCCAGCTCCGGTATCGATTAAAAGGTAATCATATTTCTGTTCCAGACGCATAAAGTCCAGTCTGAGTCGCTCCAGACGCCCCGTGTCGATATTGGCAAGTGCTTCAAGCCCGGAAGCTCCCGGGATAAGATCAAGATTACCCGGAGCAGTTACAATTACATCCTCTATGGAACACTCACCAGAGACAACGTCAGAGATTGTTTTTTTGGGTGCGAGGCCAAGCAGTATGTGTACATTTGCAAGCCCCAGATCAGCATCAAGAAGAAGCACCTTTTTTCTTAGCTTAGATAAGGAAGCTGCCAGTGCCAGCGAGAATGTGGTCTTTCCCACTCCCCCTTTGCCACTGGTAACGGCAAAACTTCTGCAATGAGATCTGCTATACTCCTGAGCCGGATTATGCCTCTGAAGATCTCTGTTTTTTACTATATCACGCAGCTTTTGTGCCTGATCGTTCACAGGGTACGTCCTTCCATCAAGCGCTGAACAAATTTACCCGGCTGTGCAAGCTCAATATCATCGGGTACACTCTGCCCGAATGTGAAATAGGAAAGCGCAATCCTGCTCTCACTAACCACATTGTAAATATTACCTAAACGCACTGTTTCATCAAGTTTTGTAAACAAAAGGCGGTTAATTCCCAGTGAACGGTACAGCCTGATATTTTCCAGAAGATCAGAGTCCTTTGTGGTTGCACTGAGCACAAGGTGAGTTTCATCCGGATGAAGAACAGAGATAAGATTTTTAAGGTCTTCCATGTGCTCGCTGTTTCTCTGACTTCTCCCTGCAGTGTCCACAAATACTACTTCATCGTTACCACAACTCTTAAGAGCCCCGTCAATCTCTTCGGGAGAGAAAACCACCTGCAGACCGATTTTCACAATATCAGCAAACATACGAATCTGCTCTATTGCCGCGATCCTGTAGGTGTCTGCGGTAATGATTGAGACCCTTTTACCTTTGTTAAGACAGCAGTGCGCAGCAAGTTTGGCGAGAGTAGTTGTTTTCCCCGCACCCGTAGGCCCCACAAAGGCCACTACAATCGGAGCATTCCTCTTCAGCTTAAGAGGACCGGAAACGGGAAACTGGCTGCTGAGAGCAGAAACGAGCTTTTTCTCCAGATCGATTTCTGGCAGGAAATTCTCTCCCTGTATGGAGCAGATAAGTTTTTTTGCCAGCGATTCCTTAACCTCTGAGTCTGTAAGCCTTTTCAGGACCGCTTCCCACCCAGGGGACAACTCTTCACTCCCCTCTGAAACAGATTGCCGCGGAGCAGAGTGGAGAATAGATGTAACAAGTTCTTTGAGTTCTTTTACATTCTCCTTGAGTGCAAGAATCTCCTCTTTGCTGTCCACTTCGTTTGTATTCCCGGAGGCGGCAACCTCCGTGGGCACAACGGAAGATTTGGTGCTGTTTGCGGGGACATGTTCGTTTCTGTAACTTCTCTTTTCTGGTATCGAAAGTGAAGGCATAGCAGGTTCTGGTTTTTTCGCTGAAGAACGGGGCCTGTTATACACACCAAGATCATTCATTTGCAGAGGCGGAAATACAGTTTGTCTTTTCGCAGCCTCATCATCCACAGCTGCGGTGACCTCTATCTCATCCTGTCCGGCAATGCCGAAGACTTTTTTAGGAAGTTTTCTTGTCTTAAGGATGATAGCCTCTTCCCCAAGTTCTTCCTTGATCTGAAGCAGCGCTTCACGCATGCTTTTCGCGGTATATTTTTTAATTCTCATTTCACCCCTGCTTCTTCATTTACTGCTGATACTGTTTCTCATCAAGCGATATCATGCCCATAGAACGGATCTCAACTCCGGGGACAATCTCATTGTACGACAACACTACCAGTTCTCTGAAATTTGTTTCAGTGAGTCGTTTAAGCTGAGAACGTATGGTAGGAGAGCAAATTACCATAGGGATCTCCCCGGTACGCTTAACTATTTCCACCTGCTCTGCAACCGCTTCCAGAACTCTGCTGATATCGGTTGGGGCCAAGGCGAATCTCATCCCCCCGTCACCCTCCTGTATCGCCCCTTCGAGACGAGCCTCCAGGTTTGGATCCATAGTTATAACCGGTATAACTCCATCATCATTTTTATACACTTCACAGATCTGTGCGGCAAGGGCATTTCTCACGTATTCGGTAAGTATATCGGGATTTTTTGTTCTTGGTGCCACATCTGCCAGCGTTTCCAGTATAAGGATCAGATCCCTCACAGACACCTTCTCACGAAGCAGGTTCTGAAGCACCTTATGCACCTCTCCGACACTAAGTAGATTAGGGATCAGCTCCTCCACCACGGTGGCGCTGTGTTCCTTAACATTGTCTATTAACAGGCGTACATCCTGCCTTGTGATCAGTTCGTGACCATGCATCTTGATCACCTCAGTGAGATGAGTTGCAAGCACAGCGGGAAGTTCAACCACCGTATACCCGCACATCTCAGCATCCTCTTTCTGACTTTCTGTTATCCAGAGTGCAGGAAGTCCGAATGCCGGTTCCACCGTGGGAACACCCCTTATGGTCTTTGTTACAGTACCGGGATCCATTGCCAGATATGCCCCGCTCATCAACTCACCCTGCCCCACCGCAATGGTACGGATTTTTATTCTATACTCATTTGACTTAATCTGAATATTGTCTCTTATTCGAATAGGTGGAATAATTATCCCAAGCTCAGTTGCCAGCTGACGGCGAATCATGGTAATACGGTCAAGAAGATCCCCTCCCTGCTTGGCATCGACAAGAGGTATCAACCCGTATCCGATCTCAAGTTCCATCGGATCCACATGGAGATAGTCCTCCACCCGCTCCTCTTTGGGTTCAGTTGGTTCCGGTGGTTTCTCAAGTTCTTTTTTCTCCTCCTTTATCCGTTGTATCCCCATGTAGGCGCCCGCAAAGGAAACTGTACTCAGCAGGATAAAGGGTAGTTTGGGAAACCCGGGAATCATGGCAAAGAACAGCATCATCCCCCCGGCAACTCCCAGAACGCGGGGTTTTGAGAACAGCTGAGTTGTGATTTCCTGTCCCAGATCATGTTGTGAAGCGGCGCGGCTGACCAGAATACCAGCACCGGTCGAGATCATCAGAGCCGGAATCTGTGAAACCAAACCATCCCCAATACTTAAAATAGTGTAGGTGGAAATTGA
Above is a genomic segment from Chitinispirillum alkaliphilum containing:
- a CDS encoding Flagellar biosynthesis protein FlhF is translated as MRIKKYTAKSMREALLQIKEELGEEAIILKTRKLPKKVFGIAGQDEIEVTAAVDDEAAKRQTVFPPLQMNDLGVYNRPRSSAKKPEPAMPSLSIPEKRSYRNEHVPANSTKSSVVPTEVAASGNTNEVDSKEEILALKENVKELKELVTSILHSAPRQSVSEGSEELSPGWEAVLKRLTDSEVKESLAKKLICSIQGENFLPEIDLEKKLVSALSSQFPVSGPLKLKRNAPIVVAFVGPTGAGKTTTLAKLAAHCCLNKGKRVSIITADTYRIAAIEQIRMFADIVKIGLQVVFSPEEIDGALKSCGNDEVVFVDTAGRSQRNSEHMEDLKNLISVLHPDETHLVLSATTKDSDLLENIRLYRSLGINRLLFTKLDETVRLGNIYNVVSESRIALSYFTFGQSVPDDIELAQPGKFVQRLMEGRTL
- a CDS encoding Flagellar biosynthesis protein FlhA, with translation MNSSGISSSVNTAMNAIGKQRDLMIVLGVVGILIVMVIPIPTVLMDLLLSLNLCIALIILLVSMYNKEALEFSVFPSLLLTVTLFRLSLNVATTRLILSQADAGQVVNVFGSFVASGNMVVGFIIFLILVIIQFVVITKGAGRIAEVAARFTLDAMPGKQMAIDADLNAGLITEEQARHRRLQVSRESDFYGAMDGASKFVRGDAIAGILITIINIIGGFIIGVAQMGMDFSQSISTYTILSIGDGLVSQIPALMISTGAGILVSRAASQHDLGQEITTQLFSKPRVLGVAGGMMLFFAMIPGFPKLPFILLSTVSFAGAYMGIQRIKEEKKELEKPPEPTEPKEERVEDYLHVDPMELEIGYGLIPLVDAKQGGDLLDRITMIRRQLATELGIIIPPIRIRDNIQIKSNEYRIKIRTIAVGQGELMSGAYLAMDPGTVTKTIRGVPTVEPAFGLPALWITESQKEDAEMCGYTVVELPAVLATHLTEVIKMHGHELITRQDVRLLIDNVKEHSATVVEELIPNLLSVGEVHKVLQNLLREKVSVRDLILILETLADVAPRTKNPDILTEYVRNALAAQICEVYKNDDGVIPVITMDPNLEARLEGAIQEGDGGMRFALAPTDISRVLEAVAEQVEIVKRTGEIPMVICSPTIRSQLKRLTETNFRELVVLSYNEIVPGVEIRSMGMISLDEKQYQQ